TCGTCCACTTGGAACATCATGGTGTCCTCGGGTCAGTACGTCCCACCCACTCCCAGCAGCCTGTGGGGGGagcccctgcccgccctgcccaaAGGCGCAGCCCTGGCTCCCGCCCGCAGGCAGAGACCTGACTGTGAAGATGTGGCGCGTCTTCCCTTACGCCGAGGAGAGCCTGAGCCTGCTGCGCAccttctcctgctgccaccccgCCCTGGTGCTCTCTGCGCTCGGGGAGCGCGTCACCGTGGGCTTTGAGGACTCGGACAGCGCCACCTACGGTCTGGTGCAGTTTGGCCTGAAAAACAGCCAGCGCTATGATCACCAGCCCCAGGACGACCCCATGGACCACATCACCGGTGAGAGGGCAGGGCGAGGGTGAAGCCCAGGCCACCGTGTGGCTCTGGCTCCTGACCCTGAGCCCCGTGCCCTAGGCTTGTGCTGCTGTCCCACCCTCAAGCTGTATGCCTCCTCCAGCCTGGACTGCACCATCCGGATCTGGACCACAGACAACCACCTACTGCGGTCGGTGGAGCCCctgaggagggggggagggagggagggagggcaggccggctgggagccaggggcagcccactgggcccccccccccgcctctgccCCTGGCAGAGCCTAGCGGTTGGATAGGGCCCGGGGAGCCTtgcccctcctgctgcctccaCTTCCTGCTGTTtggagcagggctgggctttCCCTGCACGTCCCTCCAGGCTCCTGCAGCTGAACGGAGCCCCTCAGGCCCTGACCTTCTGCAACAACGGCGGGGACCTGGTGCTGGCTCTGGGCTCCCGCCTGTGCCTGGTATCCCACAGGCTCTACCTGCCCACGTCCTACCTGGTTAAGGTGTGCAGTGAGGATGGGGTGCGCAGATGGGGTGCTGCAGCGGACAAGCCCCTCAGCCGGGGTTCCAGGCGCCTTTCCCTGCTCAGAAGCTGTGCCAGGAGGTCCCGGACGTGGTGGATGACCCTCCACTGCCACTGACCAGCCAGGGATCGCTGACCTCAGCCCAGCTGCAGAGGCTCGCCAACCTGCATGGGGTTTCCAGTCTCAGGTCTGCGGCAGGCCCGCCGAGTGGTCCCAGGGGCCATCCCCCAGGTCCCCGGGGGGCAGAGTCCAGCTTTGTGCCCCCAGCACAAGGTCCCTGGGCCCCCGGGGCACCTGGGGCCACCTGAAGCCTGTCTCAGCCCTGGCATCCCCGCTCCTGGCCGTCTCTCGTGTCCCGCTGGTAATGCCACTCAGTGACCCCTGTGTCCACCCCTGCCTGCAGCACGGCCTTGTCTTCCACCCATCGCCAGATGGCAGCACCTCAGCAGCCACTGTTGGAGGAGGTAGGGCGGGTCCTGACGCCCCCTCCGCCCCAGTACCAGCCCTTCCCCCTGCCCaggcgcaggccccgcccctttcGTGTCTGGGGCAGGCCCGGGACCCCTGTGGTTATCCAGGCAGCACGTGGCAAGGCTCTGGGAAGAATCGGCTGAACTCTGACCCCTGCTCCAGGACCTGGAAGCCTTAGTTGCCCGGGACCATGACCTTCAGCGGCTGAGACTGGGGCAGGTGGTCCCAGCAGCTCGGCCCCCACCCTCCGGGCCGCAGCAGCAGGAGGCTTTCACCAACTACCTGCGTCTGATCTACGGCCCGGCCCTGCTGGTAGGTCGGgtgccgcccccctccccggcacCAGCTCTGACCCAaagcctcccctcctccagggcctCTGACGCCCCAACCTGCCCttgctgccaccccctcccccgcagggcGTCTGTGCTGGAGccgagtcccagcagtggaacacCGGGACCCTTACAGCAGAGAAAGAAACCTGGGGTGTgtgcaccctgcccccaccagacTGGAGGGCACTCAGCCAGCACTTCCCCCAGGTCGCCTTTCCtatcctgcctcccctctggggAGCACTCGGCAGAGAATCCCAGGTGAGgcctcccacccccgccacccctctgccctgctctcaggaccctggcccccaccccacccaccactccTCCTCTGCGCCCCAGATGCTGGCCCATTCCTCCCTGAgatcctccctgggcctcagtgtggACCTTCAGCTGCAGTTGGAGCAACTCCGCCAGGAGAGGCCATTGGCCCAAGACGCACCGTCTTCCCACCTGCAGCACAGGGTGAGGGGCCCAGGCAGGTGGGATGCTGCCCACCCAAGGCAGAGCTGCAGGGGTCCTGAGTCCATGCCTGGCTCTgagcctctgccccgcccccaggtccCCCTGCTGCTGGAAAGGCGACCCAAGGAGCTTCCCTCTAACCTCAGGGGCTTCTTTCCTGCTGCCGTTGAGCCCTACAAGGTgagacacacacactctccaGAGGCAACTCCTTCCAGGGGTCACCCTTCATGTGTACCCCCTCTTACCTTCACTGCAAACCCTTGTGTCCCTATCTGACCTAGGGCCAtgcccacctgcagcccaggccccacccctcccccacctgcccagctGTGATGCCGCTGCTCTGTGGGCCCTGACTGCTTGCACTCTGGGTGTGGCTGCCAGGGGGTCTGGGGCTCCTGGAGCAGAACTGGGCAAGCCAGAGCCTTGTGCCAGTTGCTTGTGCCTGCGTGCCCCTCCCCAGTGAGTGTCTGGGAGACCAGAATCTCCTCCCTTCGGGGGATCAAGATCCATGGGAGCTGGCCCCTGGCAACCCACCGCCTTCCCCCACCAGATGCCAAGACaggcctctgcccccagcagaCCTCTGGCAGGATCACCTGCCCAGGCAGCCAAtgacccttccagctgctgcacCACACACCCAAGCCCCGAACAGCCCCCCTCTGGgctcctgtcccctcctgccccctgcttcTTATGGATATCCCTGGTCCAGAGCTGGCGGCCAAGCCCTGTGGAGAGCATGTGGCCCAGACTTCCCTCCTCAGTTACCACAGCCGGCGCCTCCCTGGTTTCCAAAggctctctctgcctgtctgtgcattgtgggtggcaggggtgggggaccAGTCCAGTTCTTGGAGACCTGGCAGGGAGCCGGGCTGGTGGCCCGGGTGCTCTGCCAGGGCAGACCCCAGGACGGGGCGGAACCCAGGCTCTCAGCCCGCTGTGCCGTGCCCCACCTCCAGGACCTGCCGAGGCCCATCCACTTCCCGGGCTGTGTCCCCAACTCCATGGTGCTGCAGCACATGTGGCCGGCCAGGAAAGTCaggggccctggagccctggcccagctcgccagccagggctcactcaaGGCaagcagtggggctgggggctcaacCTTGGGCCTGGGGAGAGCTCTGCCCAGGGCCGAGACCTCCCATGCCAGCTGCCGGCTGCTTGCTCTGTCCGCTCCGCAGTCGAGGGAGAGCCAGCAGGACGACTGGTGGGCGTCGAAGAGCAGGCGGCGCCACACCCTGTGGCAGCAGAAGCTGATCCATTGGtcggacgaggaggaggaggaggaggccgaggaggagcaggagggggaggacgACGAGGAGTGGGCCTCAGACTTCCTGAGCCCCCACCTGGGGCTCTCCCAGGAGATGCTGGAGTACGAGGAGCTGTGGGCCCAGGTgggtgcccagggcagggctccagTGGGAGGAGTGGGTGCACACTCGGGTCCTGACGACTTCCTGCCCCCAGAGCTTGGCGTCCTTGACTCAGAGAAGCTCCAGAGACGACTTGGGGATGGAGGACGACCCCTACCCCCGCTGGTACCACCACAAGCACTCGCTCTTGGAGGAGCGCTATGGGCATCTGCCCAGGTTCCTGCGTTTCTTCGCCATCCAGAACTGGTTCAAAAAGCTGTTCCCCCTCTTCACCCTGGAGGTCCAGGGGACGCCTGGGAAGCGGGCTGGTGGGAGAGAGTCGTGCAGAGGCGGCTCCTTAGCTGGCGGTCCCGACAGGCATACCCCGAAGTGGGCACGGTGGACGGCTTGGCCTCTCTGTTGCTGGACCTGCTGAAGGAGGCCTCCTGGGAGGACCGCGTGCACATCCTGCACGCGATGCTGAGGCTGGTGCCTGACATGAGCCAAGACATCTGCAGCAGGTTGCACAACATCCTCCTGGACCTGCTCAACCAGGACAAACCCCCCAGCCTCCAGGTCTGCCCCAGCCCGGCCCACGTCGCgccttccccacccagccccaccacgGCCTGGGCCTCCGGCACCCGTCGCACCACCTGCCTGTGCTCAGGTCCGGATGCAGAAGCAGTTCGTGATGCTGGCGCTGCAGCTGctcctggcctcctccctggAGGCCCGCGACGTGGTGCTGGAGCTCATGTCCTACTTCCTCTACTCGCCCGCCTCCTGCCGGTGAGGCCCACTCTTTGCGTGGCGTTCCTGCCAGCAAGAAGGCCTCGGGATAAGCCACCCTCACCTGTCACAGGTCTGAGCTCAAGAAGCTGCTGAACGGACTAGGCCTTCAGGACCCAGAGGACCTCCTGTTCAAGGAGATGATGACCTGGGTCCAGGACCTGGACCTGGAGTCCAAGTCCGTGCTGCGCGTTTGCTGTAGCCAGAAGCTGGAGGAAATGATCCACCACCTGCAGGTCTGGCTGGGGATGGGAGGGGCGGGCCACCTGCCAGTGGAGCCTCTGGCCTCCTCCTGGGAGAGCCCCCAGGTCCAGGGAGGAGAGCCAGGTGAGGCTGCCAGGTTCCTCGCCTCACTCTGACTCCGAGCGTCACCTGTCTCCCGGGTCCCCGTGTCTCTCGGGATCTTCCTGCTCCTTCCTGGGAGGGAGTCTGCATTGGGTCAGGCTGGGATCCAGGAACAGCACCACTCCCTGGGCCCCGGTGTGTCCTCCACTGGCCACCTCCCCCGCAGGCGGAAACCTGGCATCCGTCAGTAGCCAAGTTGTCGGAGATGCTGCCCAAGGTCTCGGAGACCTCAGTGCTTTCGCCCCGGTCCAAGGAGACCCTGTCACCGACTTCCTCAGTCTCCGGGGCACCCACCCACATCTCCGTGACGCCCTCCCTGGTGGCCTCGCCTGCGGAGCTGGGCTTGGCCTCCCGGGAGTCCCAGACCCACGGGCTGCTCTCGCCGATGCACGCCAGGCGCACCTGCCGCACGCTCTCCCAGACGCTGGTGCCCTTCTCCGCCCTGGCCGTGATCCGGCTGCCCTCCTTGGACTCCGACGCACGGCCCAGACACCCACTGTTCCTGGAGCAGACGGAGTGGTCACAGTCGAAGATAATGGACCTGGGGCCAATCGACGCCCTCAACTACTTCTGCGAGCAGCAGCGGGTGCGGCGGCTGAGCTCCCTGCGCACCCAGGAGCCCCAGAGTGCACGCCTACACCCCAGGACACGGGGCCCCAACGCCGTGGtgccacagccccgcccccacctgtgAGTGGCTGATGGCTCCAGCcatgggctggggcagggcccacgggggggggggggggggggcgggcactgAGGGCCAAGTGCGCACAAACCTGCCTTTCTACCACTCCAGGCCCAACCCCATTCTTCAGCTTCAGGAGACCAACGTCCGGAGGCCTCCACAGAGACAGAGgggtgagtgggggcaggggtagggaTTGGACTGTGAGCTTCACCCCCACGCCTGCCACAGCCTGGGCCCCACAGGGCCCTGACTCCACCCGAGGCCTCACTGCCCCTCTAGCCTCAGGACAACTGCTGTCCTGGCACCGGGAAGGCCTCGCCCTCGAAGGCCCCATCCGGACACTGAAGCTGCCGCTGCCTCGGGTGGAGGTGCGGCCTTTCCCCTTGGACTGGCCCCGGCCTGCCCGTCCGCTGCCACCCCTGCTCCTGCAGCCCGCCCTGCAGCGCTACTTCCTGCCAGACCACGCCGACCCCCGCAACTACAGCTGACCTGCTGGCGGCCTTGGCCTGACCCCGCTCCCAGCCagcttcctcttccctccagcaggGGCTCGGGACACAGCTCTTCACTGGGCCCTTCGCCCCTGGCCAAGGCGTGGGCTGCAGTAAAGTCCAGCCAGCAAACTGGATGCCacatctgtctttttttaattattattatttttattatttttagggagggaagggagggagagagagagagagagagagagagggagggaggaacatcaatgtgtggtgctggggttatggcctgcaacccaggcatgtaccctggctgggaatcgaacctgggagactttggttcccagccagcgctcaatccactgagctgtgccagccagggcccacatcTGTCTTTGGGGGCTACTGGGGTGGGCAGTGAGGTCTGGCTGGTGATGTGGGTGGGACTGGATCTGGGGTGTGGTCAGTCCATGGGGGGACAGCCAAGCTGGTGTGCTGGACCTGTCTACCCAGGTGGGGTCCCTTCGTGTGGACTCAGCCCTGCTGCTCAGgcactcagccagggctcatcagtCAACTACTGGGGGCAGGATGGGAGGAGGGACGAAGCAGCCAAGCAGCGGCCAGACACTCTGGGGAGAAGAGGATGTCTCGCAGCCCCAGGTGTGGGTGGGGTTTGCTGCCTTTAGGCCGGAAGGAAGAACCAGTGAAGGGACACCGCCTGCTTCATCCAAGAACCAATAAGGGGACAGTATCCTCTGGACCCCTCAAGCTCAACACCCCCCAGCGACAGACCTTGTCTGTGAAGTGCAGGGTCTGGAGCATCTCCTGACTGCCGTGGCCGCACAGGGACCCACGTGCGCGCTGGCTGCTTGGCCCGCTCCAGGCAAGGGCCCGTCTGGTTTTCACACCCTCCTGCTGGGCCGCCTGAGCAGCGCGCTcgctggctctctctctctctctcctgtgagTGTTCTTCCCCTCCGACTCCACAGGCTCCTTCTCATCAGCTTTATGGTTACCGTTGGCCTCCCGCACCTTCCCCACAGCCCCGGAGCTGGGCAGGAGTCTGGATGTGGGGCTGCCGGGTGGGTGGCTCTCTCGAGGCCAACCAGGGCCAGGAGCGCCCAACCCGGAGAGCCTCGGGGCTGGGCGTTTTCATGAAAGGGGCTATGCGGCCCATGGCGGTCTGCGTCTACAGGTGTTTGTGGTTtaaattataaagcaataaatgctttgaacattaaaaacatgTGAAAGTCACACAAGTGTAAACAGGTCAAAAACCCACTaaccataaaggaaaatattaatatggTTTTAATATATGATTATGTTTAAATTAAGAAACCTGTTAACCTAAATATACCATTAAGAGagtgaaaaactaaaagtggctcatctcgccctggctggtgtggctcagtggactgagcaccagcctgtgaaccaaagggtcgctggttcaattcccagtcagggcacatgcctgggttttgggccaaaTCTCCAATAGGGGCacataggaggcaaccacacactgatgtttctccctctttctccctccttcccctttctctaaaaataagtaaataaataaaaataggtcacctccaaaatatataaagaacttctacagaTCAATAACAGTAAGAAAAACCACACAGCCCAATAGAAGAATGTACAAAAATCCGGAATGGGATTTTCACTACAGAAGGAGTCAAAGTAGCAAATACATAACTTCTCAGCAACAAGAGTGGACAAATTAGGGACACACAGCAACCGGAGTGAATCTCCAGCGGATTATGCTGAGTGGAAGACAACCCAATCTTGAAAGATCACATTATGTCTCTATGTATAAAACATGCAGACGAAGAGGAGGTTGTTGGTTGCTGGGGTTAAGGACGGGAGCGCCCAGAGGTCTTTGTGGTGGTTAAACCGTTCTGTTGCTTGTGGCATTGGTTACATAGAAGTACACACTTGTTTTCCACACTGTACTACAGCTACAGAGACTGTAACCATTGAGGTGCCTAAAACaggcaaatttatagagacagaaagtagcttagagccctgggcaggcagctcagttggttagagtgtcatcctggtacaccaaggttgtgggtttgatcctccgTCAGGGCACTTTTAAGAAtcaatcaagccctggctggtgtagctcagtggattgagcgtgggctgcaaaccaaagcatcgcaggttcgattcccagtcagggcacatgcctgggttgcaggccacagcccccagcaacagcacatggatgtttctctctttctccctccctttcctctccaaaaaaaaaaaaaaaaaaaaaagaatcaaccaatgaatgctaaGTAATAAGCATTCTAAATAAGTGAAacagtttctctctttcctgtcctctctctctaaaatcaatacattttaaaaattttaatttaattaaaaaaatgttttagccctaactggtgtggctcagttaggcatcatcctgcaaactggaaggtctcAGTTTTGattctgctcagggcacatgcctgggttgcaggtcaggtctcagCTGGAGATGTGCAGGaagcactggccctggggttcccctgggtggtgcaggccaaggtcagcccccacctatgttttgcccaaGACCACCCTTCATGAGCCATAAAGCAATCTgagtggctgctacttgtactgggctagGAGATTCCCAGAAGCCAAGCCAtgaatctgggctggctgctgctagtgctggtcTGGGGCTGAgttca
This DNA window, taken from Phyllostomus discolor isolate MPI-MPIP mPhyDis1 chromosome 7, mPhyDis1.pri.v3, whole genome shotgun sequence, encodes the following:
- the WDR97 gene encoding LOW QUALITY PROTEIN: WD repeat-containing protein 97 (The sequence of the model RefSeq protein was modified relative to this genomic sequence to represent the inferred CDS: deleted 2 bases in 1 codon; substituted 2 bases at 2 genomic stop codons), with the translated sequence MEMDVLDTSSPFSVEGDSLTVDSDLYEADSYDIPDPGLLRENGEVVWPRPHPDSKLFTRSSRWHSMSPSARARKLWVLLRTSLHSFVEKEKKSELRVACLTHGLEPVRRLEVAAGLCSVAQDPVGRRFVVLDSVGCLHLHRKDGWAQEKLLAPIALRGLVAVPGPLDSVSRFVGWGPAGLAILRPDLSLLWLSEPRMGRAPHQEPICCLPVPNLGLLLVAEASGGLALWKFRLGGRCLVPSGSPLHPPPSSTHALAGLALGPPLPHHPPHCFAAYGSAVVTLDLHTWAVVDVHQKLHKTTISDLAYCEEVEAMVTASRDSTVKVWEADWQIRMVFVGHTGPVTALAVLPNTPLVLSASQDGTLRTWDLQAVAQVGEVMLNYWGQDVRSGGVNRLLAPASPGWPVLSLRASSVELWCLRELYSPLAQLSAPVLHLQVAPALPLPLCPALPTRLVCACADGSVYLVSVVTGLTVSALLLEPEDCAAAVAYCLPRETLWLITHAGHLVCANAACHPMCVLYRECPPPSPAPRPCCLHLYSHLIDPSSAFASWKTVCRHRGKLCHSDIQARKDKNRYLLVLGHTDGTLSVLEWHTWKTVFHTQAHSPGPVIAISSTWNIMVSSGRDLTVKMWRVFPYAEESLSLLRTFSCCHPALVLSALGERVTVGFEDSDSATYGLVQFGLKNSQRYDHQPQDDPMDHITGLCCCPTLKLYASSSLDCTIRIWTTDNHLLRLLQLNGAPQALTFCNNGGDLVLALGSRLCLVSHRLYLPTSYLVKKLCQEVPDVVDDPPLPLTSQGSLTSAQLQRLANLHGVSSLSTALSSTHRQMAAPQQPLLEEDLEALVARDHDLQRLRLGQVVPAARPPPSGPQQQEAFTNYLRLIYGPALLGVCAGAESQQWNTGTLTAEKETWGVCTLPPPDWRALSQHFPQVAFPILPPLWGALGRESQHHSSSAPQMLAHSSLRSSLGLSVDLQLQLEQLRQERPLAQDAPSSHLQHRVPLLLERRPKELPSNLRGFFPAAVEPYKDLPRPIHFPGCVPNSMVLQHMWPARKVRGPGALAQLASQGSLKASSGAGGSTLGLGRALPRAETSHASCRLLALSAPQSRESQQDDWWASKSRRRHTLWQQKLIHWSDEEEEEEAEEEQEGEDDEEWASDFLSPHLGLSQEMLEYEELWAQSLASLTQRSSRDDLGMEDDPYPRWYHHKHSLLEERYGHLPRFLRFFAIQNWFKKLFPLFTLEAYPEVGTVDGLASLLLDLLKEASWEDRVHILHAMLRLVPDMSQDICSRLHNILLDLLNQDKPPSLQVRMQKQFVMLALQLLLASSLEARDVVLELMSYFLYSPASCRSELKKLLNGLGLQDPEDLLFKEMMTWVQDLDLESKSVLRVCCSQKLEEMIHHLQETLSPTSSVSGAPTHISVTPSLVASPAELGLASRESQTHGLLSPMHARRTCRTLSQTLVPFSALAVIRLPSLDSDARPRHPLFLEQTEWSQSKIMDLGPIDALNYFCEQQRVRRLSSLRTQEPQSARLHPRTRGPNAVVPQPRPHLXVXWLQPWAGAGPTGGGGGGRALRAKCAQTCLSTTPGPTPFFSFRRPTSGGLHRDRGVSGGRGRDWTVSFTPTPATAWAPQGPDSTRGLTAPLASGQLLSWHREGLALEGPIRTLKLPLPRVEVRPFPLDWPRPARPLPPLLLQPALQRYFLPDHADPRNYS